Proteins encoded in a region of the Rhodococcus sp. SBT000017 genome:
- the obgE gene encoding GTPase ObgE, whose translation MSRFIDRVVLHVSAGKGGNGCSSVHREKFKPLGGPDGGNGGQGGGVVFVVDSNVHTLLDFHFSSHAKAGNGTQGMGGNREGANGEDLILKVPDGTVVLDKKGNVLADMIGEGTRFDAAPGGRGGLGNAALASKARRAPGFALLGEEGIERELVLELKSVADVGLVGFPSAGKSSLVSVLSAAKPKIADYPFTTLVPNLGVVSSGDTTFTVADVPGLIPGASQGRGLGLDFLRHLERCAVLAHVVDCATLDPGRDPISDVDALEAELAAYKPALSGDASLGDLADRPRIVVLNKADIPEGAELAEMVTAEFESRGWPVYTISAVTRAGLKPLTFALAKLVEEYRTAHPAPEPRRQVLRPVARNDDSFKVVKDPDIPDGFIVRGTRPERWVRQTQFTNDEAVGYLADRLARLGVEDALIKAGAQPGASVTIGDVSFDWEPQTPAGVEITMTGRGTDARLDQVERIGASERKHARQVRRGLDSEQE comes from the coding sequence ATGTCACGATTCATCGACCGCGTGGTGCTGCACGTCAGCGCCGGCAAAGGTGGCAACGGCTGCTCTTCGGTTCACCGCGAAAAGTTCAAGCCTCTCGGTGGCCCCGACGGTGGTAACGGAGGACAGGGCGGCGGAGTCGTCTTCGTCGTCGACAGCAACGTGCACACCTTGCTCGACTTCCACTTCTCCAGCCATGCCAAGGCAGGCAACGGAACTCAGGGCATGGGTGGCAACCGCGAAGGTGCCAACGGCGAGGACCTGATTCTCAAGGTTCCCGACGGCACCGTCGTGCTCGACAAGAAGGGCAACGTGCTCGCCGACATGATCGGCGAGGGAACACGTTTCGACGCCGCTCCGGGCGGCCGCGGTGGTCTCGGCAACGCAGCTCTCGCATCGAAGGCTCGGCGGGCACCCGGATTCGCACTGCTCGGCGAAGAGGGCATCGAACGCGAACTCGTCCTCGAACTGAAGTCCGTCGCCGATGTGGGCCTCGTCGGATTTCCGTCGGCCGGTAAGTCGTCGCTGGTCTCGGTGCTGTCCGCAGCGAAGCCGAAGATCGCCGATTACCCCTTCACCACACTGGTGCCCAACCTCGGAGTGGTCTCCAGCGGCGACACCACCTTCACCGTCGCCGACGTTCCCGGGTTGATCCCCGGAGCGAGCCAGGGCCGAGGTCTCGGGCTCGACTTCCTGCGTCACCTCGAACGCTGTGCCGTTCTCGCACACGTCGTCGACTGCGCCACACTGGATCCCGGCCGCGATCCGATCTCCGACGTCGATGCCCTCGAAGCCGAATTGGCTGCGTACAAGCCGGCCTTGTCCGGAGATGCCAGCCTCGGCGATCTGGCCGATCGGCCCCGCATCGTGGTGTTGAACAAGGCCGACATTCCGGAGGGAGCCGAGCTCGCCGAGATGGTCACCGCCGAGTTCGAGTCCCGTGGCTGGCCCGTGTACACCATCTCCGCGGTGACGCGTGCCGGACTCAAGCCGCTGACGTTCGCGTTGGCGAAGCTCGTCGAGGAGTACCGCACCGCGCATCCGGCTCCCGAGCCGCGGCGTCAGGTGCTGCGCCCGGTCGCGCGGAACGACGACAGCTTCAAGGTCGTCAAGGATCCGGATATCCCGGACGGCTTCATCGTTCGCGGTACCCGACCGGAGCGGTGGGTGCGCCAGACGCAGTTCACCAACGACGAGGCCGTCGGCTACCTCGCCGACCGTCTCGCGCGGCTCGGTGTCGAGGACGCTCTCATCAAGGCCGGCGCTCAGCCCGGTGCTTCGGTCACCATCGGCGACGTGTCGTTCGATTGGGAGCCGCAGACTCCGGCCGGTGTCGAGATCACGATGACAGGCCGTGGCACCGATGCCCGTCTCGATCAGGTCGAGCGCATCGGCGCATCCGAACGCAAGCATGCCCGCCAGGTACGACGCGGGCTCGATTCCGAACAGGAGTAG
- the proB gene encoding glutamate 5-kinase has translation MVSVRESDSPAEALTDTRRTIADAKRIVVKIGSSALTSLDAGLDLSRLDLLADAIESRMRSGTDVVVVSSGAIGAGMAPLGLTKRPRDLATKQAAASVGQLALVNAWSSSFHRYGRTVGQVLLTAEDIARRTNHRNAQRTLDRLRSLGAVAIVNENDTVATAEIRFGDNDRLAALVAHLVGADALFLLSDVDGLYDGDPRKGKATLIPEVTSPEDLDGVVAGSGGALGTGGMASKLSAARLAADAGVPVLLAAASDAAHALTTSEVGTAFAARPTRLSARKFWVRHAADAAGELHLDAGAVRAVVERRRSLLSAGITSVTGSFHGGDVVSLVDHVGVLVARGVVAYDSGELVGMLGRSTGELAAELQRPVVHADDLVPA, from the coding sequence GTGGTGTCGGTGCGTGAATCCGATTCGCCCGCAGAGGCTCTCACCGATACCCGTCGCACGATCGCCGATGCCAAGCGCATCGTGGTCAAGATCGGTTCGTCGGCGCTCACCAGCCTCGACGCGGGTCTGGATCTGAGTCGACTCGATCTGCTCGCCGACGCCATCGAATCTCGGATGCGCAGCGGCACCGACGTGGTGGTCGTGTCCTCCGGTGCGATCGGCGCAGGGATGGCACCGCTGGGCCTGACCAAGCGTCCACGAGACCTGGCGACGAAACAGGCTGCCGCGAGCGTCGGTCAGCTCGCTCTGGTCAATGCGTGGAGCTCGTCGTTCCACCGGTACGGGCGCACGGTCGGACAGGTTCTGCTCACAGCCGAGGACATCGCGCGGCGAACCAACCACCGCAATGCTCAGCGCACCCTGGATCGGCTGCGCTCGCTCGGTGCCGTCGCCATCGTCAACGAGAACGACACGGTCGCCACCGCGGAGATCCGGTTCGGCGACAACGATCGTCTGGCTGCTCTGGTCGCCCACCTCGTCGGAGCGGACGCACTGTTCCTGCTCTCGGACGTGGACGGGTTGTACGACGGTGATCCCCGCAAGGGCAAGGCGACACTGATCCCGGAGGTGACCAGCCCCGAGGATCTCGACGGCGTCGTCGCCGGTTCGGGGGGAGCGCTCGGCACCGGCGGAATGGCGTCCAAGCTGTCCGCTGCGCGTCTCGCGGCCGATGCCGGTGTTCCGGTGTTGCTGGCTGCGGCATCCGATGCCGCACACGCACTGACGACCTCCGAGGTGGGCACTGCCTTCGCCGCGCGCCCGACGCGATTGTCGGCGCGCAAGTTCTGGGTTCGTCACGCTGCCGACGCCGCGGGAGAACTGCACCTCGACGCGGGGGCGGTTCGTGCGGTGGTGGAGCGGCGACGGTCGTTGTTGTCCGCCGGTATCACGTCGGTGACGGGATCGTTCCACGGCGGCGACGTGGTCTCGTTGGTCGACCACGTCGGCGTACTGGTGGCTCGCGGGGTCGTCGCGTACGACTCGGGGGAGCTGGTCGGGATGCTCGGACGGTCGACAGGCGAGTTGGCCGCGGAGCTACAGCGGCCGGTGGTTCATGCCGACGATCTGGTTCCTGCCTGA
- a CDS encoding Sir2 family NAD-dependent protein deacetylase, whose protein sequence is MNASPVSAALYEQLTSLLDGRTVTVVSGAGMSTDSGIPDYRGPQSPPRNPMTFQQFIGDAEFRRHYWARNHVGWRHMDAAVPNDGHRALARLERAGVVTGIITQNVDMLHTKAGSRNVIDLHGVYARVRCLNCERLISRFELGRRLDRANPGFLESVAPAEGVEIAPDADAIISSTAHFSMVDCESCSGILKPDIVYFGESVPKPRVAEAYDLVDRSDALLVLGSSLTVMSGLRFVRHASKTGKPIVIVNRGTTRGDEFASLTMHAGCSEVATALADDVDQAGTRSSA, encoded by the coding sequence GTGAATGCATCCCCTGTGTCCGCGGCACTGTACGAGCAGCTGACTTCTCTGCTCGACGGCAGGACGGTCACCGTCGTCAGCGGCGCAGGCATGTCCACCGACTCGGGGATTCCCGATTACCGCGGTCCGCAGTCACCGCCGCGCAACCCGATGACGTTCCAACAGTTCATCGGCGACGCCGAATTTCGTCGGCACTACTGGGCACGCAACCACGTCGGGTGGCGACACATGGACGCAGCGGTGCCCAACGACGGCCACCGAGCACTCGCCCGACTCGAACGGGCAGGCGTCGTCACCGGCATCATCACCCAGAACGTCGACATGCTGCACACCAAGGCGGGCAGCCGGAACGTCATCGACCTGCACGGCGTATACGCCCGAGTCCGCTGCCTGAACTGCGAGCGATTGATCTCGCGTTTCGAGCTGGGTCGACGGCTCGATCGAGCAAATCCCGGCTTCCTCGAGTCGGTCGCACCCGCGGAGGGCGTCGAGATCGCCCCCGACGCCGACGCGATCATTTCCTCGACCGCGCACTTCAGCATGGTCGACTGCGAATCATGTTCGGGGATACTCAAACCCGACATCGTCTACTTCGGTGAGAGCGTCCCCAAACCGCGCGTCGCCGAGGCATACGATCTCGTCGACCGAAGCGACGCACTGCTGGTGCTCGGGTCCTCGCTGACCGTGATGTCGGGCTTGCGGTTCGTCAGGCACGCGTCCAAGACTGGGAAGCCCATCGTCATCGTCAACCGCGGTACCACCCGCGGCGACGAATTCGCATCTCTGACAATGCATGCCGGCTGCTCGGAGGTGGCGACCGCGCTGGCCGACGACGTCGATCAGGCAGGAACCAGATCGTCGGCATGA
- a CDS encoding ectoine synthase encodes MIVRTTQEITGTDRDIESEDGNWRSKRIILGGDKVGFSFHETTIQAGTVNNFHYANHVEAVWLIEGEGTLTDRETGETYELGAGSMYLLNGHERHTVEPRTQMRMLCVFNPPVVGNETHDENGVYPLVEVPA; translated from the coding sequence ATGATCGTTCGCACCACACAGGAGATCACCGGTACCGATCGCGACATCGAGAGCGAAGACGGCAACTGGCGCAGCAAGAGGATCATTCTCGGCGGCGACAAGGTCGGGTTCTCGTTCCACGAGACGACGATTCAGGCCGGCACGGTGAACAACTTCCACTACGCCAACCACGTCGAGGCCGTCTGGCTCATCGAAGGCGAGGGAACGCTCACCGACCGCGAAACCGGAGAGACCTACGAGCTCGGTGCGGGATCGATGTACCTGCTCAACGGGCACGAGCGCCACACCGTCGAGCCGCGCACCCAAATGCGCATGCTGTGCGTGTTCAACCCTCCCGTCGTCGGCAACGAGACACACGACGAGAACGGCGTGTACCCCCTTGTCGAGGTACCCGCGTAA
- the ectB gene encoding diaminobutyrate--2-oxoglutarate transaminase: MTEKNTVTTEKPDVFETVESGVRSYSRQWPAVFSTAKNSVITDEDGNDYLDFFGGAGALNYGHNNDMIKSALVDYITSDGITHGLDMSTVAKREFLESFKKNILDPRGLDYKVQFPGPTGTNTVEAALKLARKVTGREAIINFTNAFHGMTLGALSVTGNSMKRAGAGIPLVHTTPMPYDNYFGGVTEDFQWFERVLDDSGSGFNRPAAVIVETIQGEGGINVARPEWLRALAELCSRREILLIVDDVQMGCGRTGQFFSFEEAGITPDIVTLSKSIGGYGMPLALTLFKPELDVWSPGEHNGTFRGFNPSFVTAKAAIDHYWSDDTFEKEILAKGEHIQDRFIKLCAKFDGISTRGRGMVQALVFDDAELAGKVSQLCYDEHLLVETAGPKDEVVKLLPPLTTTMDELDRGLDVIESAVARVLS; this comes from the coding sequence ATGACCGAAAAGAACACCGTTACAACAGAGAAGCCCGATGTGTTCGAGACCGTCGAATCCGGCGTGCGGAGCTACAGCCGCCAGTGGCCCGCCGTGTTCTCCACCGCGAAGAACTCGGTGATCACCGACGAGGACGGCAACGACTACCTCGACTTCTTCGGTGGCGCAGGCGCACTCAACTACGGCCACAACAACGACATGATCAAGAGCGCGTTGGTGGACTACATCACCAGCGACGGAATCACGCACGGACTCGACATGTCGACCGTTGCCAAGCGTGAGTTCCTCGAGTCGTTCAAGAAGAACATCCTCGACCCCCGCGGCTTGGACTACAAGGTTCAGTTCCCGGGACCGACGGGCACCAACACCGTCGAGGCGGCACTGAAGTTGGCCCGCAAGGTCACCGGCCGCGAGGCGATCATCAACTTCACCAACGCATTCCACGGCATGACACTCGGCGCGCTGTCGGTCACCGGCAACTCGATGAAGCGAGCTGGCGCCGGAATTCCGTTGGTGCACACCACGCCGATGCCATACGACAACTACTTCGGCGGCGTCACCGAGGACTTCCAGTGGTTCGAGCGCGTGCTCGACGACTCGGGCAGCGGTTTCAACCGCCCGGCCGCAGTGATCGTGGAGACCATCCAGGGTGAGGGCGGCATCAACGTCGCGCGCCCCGAGTGGCTGCGCGCGCTGGCCGAGCTCTGCTCGCGACGCGAGATCCTGCTGATCGTCGACGACGTCCAGATGGGTTGTGGTCGCACCGGCCAGTTCTTCTCGTTCGAGGAAGCCGGCATCACCCCGGACATCGTCACGCTGTCCAAGTCCATCGGTGGCTACGGCATGCCGTTGGCGCTGACACTGTTCAAGCCCGAGCTCGACGTCTGGTCGCCCGGTGAGCACAACGGAACCTTCCGCGGGTTCAACCCGTCGTTCGTCACGGCCAAGGCAGCGATCGACCACTACTGGTCCGATGACACCTTCGAGAAGGAGATCCTCGCCAAGGGCGAGCACATCCAGGATCGCTTCATCAAGCTCTGCGCCAAGTTCGACGGCATCTCCACTCGCGGCCGTGGCATGGTCCAGGCACTGGTGTTCGACGACGCCGAGTTGGCGGGCAAGGTGTCTCAGCTGTGCTACGACGAGCATCTGCTCGTCGAGACGGCAGGCCCGAAGGACGAGGTCGTCAAGCTGCTCCCACCGTTGACCACGACGATGGACGAGCTCGACCGCGGTCTGGACGTCATCGAGAGCGCCGTCGCCAGGGTGCTTTCCTGA
- a CDS encoding ATP-dependent DNA helicase RecQ: protein MTTTTESTTGNLRESAEELLRELAGPDAVLREDQWTAIEALVVHRRRALVVQRTGWGKSAVYFIAAKLLRAQGLGPTVIVSPLLALMRNQVASAERAGVRAGTINSGNMTEWDDIHQQVNSGELDVLLVSPERLNNPDFRDQVLPSLAGDAGLVVVDEAHCVSDWGHDFRPDYRRIRTLIAELRDGIPVLATTATANDRVVDDVAAQLGVGGGDTLVLRGGLARDSLRMAVVKIDNATERAAWLGDHLKTLPGSGIIYTLTVSAAKDLAALLTDQGHVVASYTGQTDPTERESLEGDLLANRVKALVATSALGMGFDKPDLGFVVHMGAPSSPISYYQQVGRAGRATERADVVLLPGHEDRQIWSYFASVAFPREHLVRQVIDALNTDKAQSTQALEPLVELGRSRLEMVLKVLDVDGAVRRVRGGWMATGEQWTYDAARYERLEQARDREQQAMIDYQGTDGCRMEFLRRQLDDPDLGAPGSESDRCGRCDNCTGEHLSASVDAASVDSARARLDRPGIDLQPRKQWPSGMKKLGVSLSGKIADPHEPGRVLGRLTDLGWGSRLRALLDAPDAPATDALEKACITVLAHWDWKQRPTAVLALDSPTHPVLVRSIAERLASVGKLSDLGVMQVRAGHPPVSAANSAFRVAGLVDSWDVPDVSSVTGPILLIDLLTDTGWTFTCATAALNAAGAQAVLPFALATPK, encoded by the coding sequence ATGACAACGACCACGGAGTCCACGACCGGGAACTTGCGCGAGAGCGCCGAGGAGTTGTTGCGCGAACTCGCCGGCCCGGATGCGGTCCTGCGCGAAGATCAGTGGACAGCCATCGAGGCCCTCGTCGTGCACCGGCGGCGGGCGCTGGTGGTGCAGCGGACCGGTTGGGGCAAGTCGGCGGTTTACTTCATCGCGGCGAAGCTGCTGCGCGCACAGGGCCTGGGTCCGACGGTGATCGTCTCTCCGTTGTTGGCGCTGATGCGCAACCAGGTTGCCTCGGCCGAGCGGGCAGGCGTCCGCGCGGGGACCATCAACTCCGGCAACATGACCGAGTGGGACGACATCCATCAGCAGGTCAACTCCGGTGAACTCGACGTGCTTCTGGTCAGTCCGGAGCGATTGAACAATCCCGATTTCCGCGATCAGGTGCTGCCGTCCTTGGCCGGGGACGCCGGCCTCGTCGTGGTCGACGAAGCACATTGCGTCTCCGACTGGGGCCACGATTTCCGGCCCGACTACCGACGGATCAGAACTCTGATCGCCGAGTTGCGCGACGGTATCCCCGTGCTCGCGACCACCGCGACGGCGAACGACCGCGTGGTGGACGACGTCGCGGCGCAGTTGGGCGTCGGCGGCGGAGACACGCTCGTCCTGCGCGGCGGGCTCGCACGCGACTCTCTGCGCATGGCGGTGGTGAAGATCGACAACGCGACCGAACGGGCGGCGTGGCTCGGCGATCACCTGAAGACGCTGCCCGGTTCGGGAATCATCTACACCCTGACGGTATCTGCGGCGAAGGACCTCGCAGCGCTGCTGACCGATCAAGGCCACGTCGTGGCGTCGTACACCGGTCAGACGGACCCGACCGAGCGGGAATCGCTCGAAGGTGACCTGCTGGCCAACCGAGTCAAGGCACTGGTCGCCACGTCCGCACTGGGCATGGGCTTCGACAAGCCCGATCTCGGCTTCGTGGTGCACATGGGAGCACCATCGTCTCCGATTTCGTACTACCAGCAGGTCGGCCGTGCCGGGCGCGCTACGGAACGCGCCGACGTAGTGCTGCTTCCGGGCCACGAGGACAGGCAGATCTGGAGTTACTTCGCCTCCGTCGCATTCCCCCGCGAACATCTGGTGCGTCAGGTCATCGATGCCTTGAACACCGACAAGGCCCAGTCGACGCAGGCGCTGGAGCCTCTCGTCGAGCTGGGTCGCAGCAGACTCGAGATGGTGCTGAAGGTTCTCGACGTCGATGGCGCCGTCAGACGCGTTCGTGGCGGTTGGATGGCAACCGGGGAGCAATGGACGTACGACGCGGCCCGCTACGAGCGTCTCGAACAGGCCAGGGACCGCGAGCAGCAGGCGATGATCGACTACCAGGGCACCGACGGCTGCCGGATGGAATTCCTGCGCAGACAACTCGACGACCCGGATCTGGGCGCACCCGGTAGCGAGTCCGACCGATGCGGGCGGTGCGACAACTGCACGGGCGAACACCTGTCGGCATCGGTGGACGCGGCCTCGGTCGACTCGGCCAGGGCACGTCTGGATCGGCCGGGCATCGACCTGCAGCCCAGAAAGCAGTGGCCCAGCGGCATGAAGAAGCTGGGTGTCTCGCTCTCGGGCAAGATCGCCGACCCACACGAACCCGGGCGCGTGCTGGGTCGACTCACCGACCTGGGCTGGGGTAGCCGACTGCGTGCCCTGCTCGATGCACCCGACGCTCCGGCCACCGATGCGTTGGAGAAGGCGTGCATCACCGTGCTCGCCCACTGGGATTGGAAGCAGCGGCCCACTGCGGTTCTCGCTCTCGACTCCCCCACCCATCCTGTGTTGGTGCGGTCGATCGCCGAGCGATTGGCCTCCGTCGGAAAATTGAGCGATCTCGGCGTCATGCAGGTCAGGGCAGGTCATCCGCCGGTCTCGGCGGCGAATTCGGCGTTTCGAGTCGCCGGGCTGGTGGACTCATGGGACGTTCCGGACGTATCGTCCGTGACAGGGCCGATTCTGTTGATCGATCTGCTCACCGACACGGGGTGGACGTTCACCTGCGCCACGGCGGCATTGAATGCTGCGGGTGCGCAGGCGGTGCTGCCGTTCGCTCTCGCGACACCGAAATAG
- the crcB gene encoding fluoride efflux transporter CrcB: MPADQGPVHRHLWALAAVFAGGAAGTAVRYVIEEQLPHSASQWPTATFGINIAGAFVLGLLLESLVRGGPDAGIRRRLRLLGGTGFCGAFTTYSTFALETVEGFRSGFTGLAVAYAVVSVILGILAAWAGIALASRVVR, translated from the coding sequence ATGCCGGCCGACCAAGGACCCGTGCACCGTCACTTGTGGGCACTGGCAGCGGTGTTCGCAGGCGGAGCGGCGGGTACGGCAGTTCGCTACGTGATCGAGGAGCAGCTCCCGCATTCGGCGTCGCAGTGGCCCACAGCAACCTTCGGGATCAACATCGCCGGCGCATTCGTGCTGGGCCTTCTCCTCGAGTCGCTGGTACGCGGCGGGCCCGATGCAGGAATTCGGCGCAGGCTGCGGTTGCTGGGAGGTACCGGGTTCTGCGGCGCGTTCACCACGTACAGCACCTTCGCCCTCGAGACGGTGGAAGGGTTTCGGAGTGGGTTCACCGGTCTGGCAGTGGCCTACGCAGTGGTCAGCGTGATTCTCGGAATACTTGCAGCCTGGGCCGGAATCGCACTGGCAAGCAGGGTGGTTCGGTGA
- the crcB gene encoding fluoride efflux transporter CrcB translates to MIALWVAAAGGLGAVVRFVVDAEVKSRLPARTSFPWATIGINVSGSFLLGVLAGWVMFRAGSTDIHAVIGTGFCGGYTTFSTASVETVRLLQQGRRRDAAVNATVGLLGSVLACGGGLALASSM, encoded by the coding sequence GTGATCGCGCTGTGGGTTGCGGCGGCCGGCGGGCTGGGGGCAGTCGTTCGCTTCGTCGTCGATGCGGAAGTGAAGTCACGTCTCCCGGCGCGAACGAGCTTTCCCTGGGCGACGATCGGCATCAACGTGTCCGGGTCGTTCCTGCTGGGCGTGCTGGCCGGATGGGTGATGTTCCGAGCCGGCTCGACCGACATTCACGCCGTCATCGGCACCGGGTTCTGCGGCGGGTACACCACCTTCAGCACGGCGAGTGTCGAGACCGTGCGGTTGCTACAACAGGGGCGTCGCCGCGATGCCGCCGTCAACGCGACAGTCGGCCTGCTTGGGTCCGTACTGGCATGCGGCGGCGGCCTTGCGCTCGCGTCGTCGATGTGA
- a CDS encoding VOC family protein: MTLSLSHVHVYTDDPDASLAFYRDALGLAVKSEVEGDGYRWITLSPNDQPEIEIVLSQPHAGRSQELGDQIAALLAKGELPGLLFRATDLDAAFERIRAAGTAEILQEPTSQPWGVRDAAFRDPAGNMVRVSQA, encoded by the coding sequence ATGACACTTTCACTGAGCCACGTACACGTCTACACCGACGACCCCGATGCCTCGCTGGCGTTCTACCGCGATGCGCTGGGCCTCGCGGTCAAGAGCGAAGTCGAGGGCGACGGCTACCGCTGGATCACTCTGTCTCCCAACGATCAACCCGAGATCGAGATCGTTCTCTCGCAGCCCCACGCGGGCCGCTCGCAGGAACTCGGCGATCAGATCGCCGCCCTGCTCGCCAAGGGTGAGCTTCCGGGCCTGCTGTTTCGTGCCACCGACCTCGACGCGGCCTTCGAGAGAATTCGCGCGGCAGGCACCGCCGAGATTCTGCAGGAACCGACGAGTCAGCCGTGGGGTGTGCGCGACGCGGCATTCCGTGACCCTGCCGGCAACATGGTGCGCGTCAGTCAGGCGTGA
- a CDS encoding helix-turn-helix transcriptional regulator: protein MNATDLEELRRLRRARDRMDREFAEPLDVPTLARTALMSTAHFSRRFRVAYGETPYAHLMTRRIERAKALLRRGDVTATEACFAVGCTSLGSFSSRFTEIVGETPSAYRARDHRGSQAVPTCTAMILGRPMRGTVAATEPSRIEEASTAGAS, encoded by the coding sequence ATGAACGCCACCGACCTCGAGGAGCTTCGACGTCTGCGCCGGGCGCGCGACCGGATGGATCGCGAATTCGCCGAGCCACTCGACGTCCCCACTCTGGCTCGCACGGCACTGATGTCCACCGCCCATTTCAGTCGCCGCTTCCGCGTGGCCTACGGTGAGACGCCCTACGCCCATCTGATGACTCGACGGATAGAACGCGCCAAGGCCTTGCTGCGCCGCGGCGATGTGACCGCCACCGAGGCGTGCTTCGCGGTGGGCTGTACCAGTCTCGGATCGTTCAGTTCGCGGTTCACCGAGATCGTCGGCGAGACACCGAGCGCATACCGCGCCCGCGACCACCGTGGCAGCCAGGCGGTGCCGACGTGTACTGCCATGATTCTGGGTCGGCCGATGCGAGGCACCGTTGCTGCCACCGAACCGAGCAGAATCGAAGAAGCATCGACGGCCGGGGCGTCCTAG
- a CDS encoding ribokinase, with amino-acid sequence MSASNPRIVVLGSVNMDLITRTPSLPDPGETVLGTSFTTSPGGKGSNQAIAAAKAGVMVSFIGAVGDDEFGDTLRRTLSDAGVDDRALRTAAGSSGIAAITVDDHAENSIVVVPGANERVRDLTDDDLAAISDADILLCQLEIPLATVVTAFEHARSRGVVTMLNPSPVQDLPDALVAATDVLVVNEAEETRLGNRVNEVTHVITTLGARGARYRGSESFEVSAPRVDAVDTTGAGDAFAGALAASWFDGPRKAVEWACVAGSFAATRPGASTSSGTREDIDALRDAAAG; translated from the coding sequence GTGTCCGCCTCGAACCCCCGCATCGTCGTTCTCGGCAGCGTCAACATGGATCTGATCACCCGGACGCCTTCCCTGCCCGATCCCGGCGAAACAGTGCTGGGCACATCGTTCACCACCTCACCGGGTGGCAAGGGCTCCAATCAGGCCATTGCCGCCGCCAAAGCCGGCGTTATGGTGTCGTTCATCGGAGCGGTCGGAGACGACGAGTTCGGCGACACGCTGCGCCGGACGCTGTCGGACGCGGGCGTGGACGACCGCGCACTGCGCACGGCAGCAGGTTCGAGCGGAATCGCCGCCATCACCGTCGACGATCACGCCGAGAACAGCATCGTCGTGGTCCCCGGGGCCAACGAACGCGTTCGCGACCTCACCGACGACGATCTCGCCGCCATCTCCGACGCCGATATTCTCCTGTGTCAGTTGGAGATTCCCCTCGCCACTGTGGTGACCGCATTCGAACACGCACGCTCTCGCGGCGTGGTGACGATGCTGAACCCGTCACCGGTTCAGGATCTGCCCGACGCGCTGGTGGCGGCCACCGACGTGCTCGTGGTCAACGAGGCCGAGGAAACCCGTCTCGGAAACCGAGTGAACGAGGTGACGCACGTGATCACCACACTCGGTGCCAGAGGCGCTCGATATCGCGGCTCGGAATCGTTCGAGGTCTCCGCTCCGCGCGTCGACGCCGTCGACACCACCGGGGCCGGGGATGCATTTGCCGGAGCACTGGCCGCGTCCTGGTTCGACGGTCCACGCAAGGCAGTCGAATGGGCCTGCGTTGCAGGCTCTTTCGCCGCAACCAGGCCGGGTGCGAGTACGTCTTCGGGCACTCGCGAGGACATCGACGCACTGCGCGATGCGGCCGCAGGATGA